The Engystomops pustulosus chromosome 4, aEngPut4.maternal, whole genome shotgun sequence genome contains a region encoding:
- the LOC140128531 gene encoding olfactory receptor 8D4-like, giving the protein MYENVYNFSTHGEFHLRAFSRYKNLQLLIFSLVLVMYLICVSGNMFIFAIVCRTSYLHTPMYYFLCNLTVLDIIYVSVILPKLMVMTITGDISISFPGCFAQLFFYVFCIGTEFFILASMAYDRYVAICTPLHYMLVINPQTCLTLSVFSFSLGLINALMYPLLISRVSFGNFNEINHFFCHMKSILNLRPTETRSIDLLITVDGIALGFSTFFLILISYLFIIATILKIQTSSGRVKAFSSCSSHLTVVLLFCLTSLTLNMKPENESSQERDKILSMLYIVVVPLLNPIVYSLRNKEVLRAIKKNIFLNYSDLDL; this is encoded by the coding sequence ATGTATGAAAATGTCTATAACTTCTCGACACATGGAGAATTCCATCTTCGAGCATTTTCCAGATACAAGAACCTTCAGCTGCTGATTTTCTCTCTAGTTCTAGTAATGTACCTAATCTGTGTATCGGGCAATATGTTCATTTTTGCAATTGTATGTCGGACCTCCTACTTACACACACCAATGTATTATTTTCTATGTAACCTCACAGTCCTGGACATCATATATGTCTCAGTTATCTTACCAAAGCTTATGGTGATGACAATCACAGGTGATATCAGCATATCCTTCCCAGGATGCTTTGCTCAACTATTTTTTTACGTGTTTTGTATTGGGACAGAATTTTTCATACTCGCGTCTATGGCCTATGACCGATATGTGGCTATCTGCACCCCTTTACACTATATGCTTGTTATAAACCCCCAGACCTGTTTGACCCTATCAGTCTTCTCCTTCAGCCTTGGTCTGATAAATGCATTAATGTATCCTCTGCTAATATCAAGAGTATCTTTTGGTAACTTTAACGAAATCAACCATTTCTTTTGTCATATGAAATCCATATTGAATCTACGTCCTACAGAAACGCGAAGCATTGACCTCCTGATAACTGTAGATGGCATCGCTTTAGGTTTCTCCACATTCTTCTTGATCCTTATTTCCTATTTATTCATCATCGCCACCATTCTGAAGATCCAGACGTCGTCTGGAAGGGTTAAGGCCTTCTCCAGTTGTTCCTCTCATCTCACTGTGGTCCTATTATTTTGCTTAACATCACTCACCCTTAACATGAAACCTGAAAACGAATCATCTCAAGAGCGAGATAAAATACTCTCCATGTTGTACATTGTTGTGGTTCCTTTGCTGAATCCAATTGTTTATagtttgagaaataaggaagttcTAAGAGCTATTAAAAAGAATATTTTCCTAAATTATTCAGATTTAGACTTATGA
- the LOC140128532 gene encoding olfactory receptor 2M4-like, which yields MHGDVLNFSMHMEFHLMAFTQYKTIQLWIFVAILSIYLLCVFENILVTVIVCQTPQLHTPMYFFLCNLTILDVLYVSAILPKLMVITITGNTMIWSTGCFTQVFFYVLCIGTEFFLLVCMAYDRYVAICIPLHYMLIMNRKICLILAVCCCNLGVFNAMMYALLISKLWFCKVPEINHFFCHMRSILQFSCSDTTAIGILITVDGIVLGFFPFILILISYIYIISTILKMNSISGRRKAFSSCSSHLIVVFLFCLTSLSLNMKPETKSSQEQDKFLSMLYIAVAPMLNPLVYSLRNKDVLVAMRRHMLKTSKI from the coding sequence ATGCATGGCGATGTTCTTAACTTCTCCATGCACATGGAATTTCACCTTATGGCCTTCACCCAATACAAAACTATCCAGCTGTGGATTTTTGTTGCTATTTTATCAATTTACTTACTTTGTGTTTTTGAAAATATTCTGGTTACTGTCATTGTATGCCAGACTCCCCAACTACATACACCTATGTATTTTTTTCTATGTAATCTCACCATCCTAGATGTTCTCTACGTCTCCGCCATCTTGCCCAAACTCATGGTGATCACAATCACGGGAAATACAATGATATGGAGCACTGGATGTTTCACACAGGTATTTTTCTATGTGCTTTGCATTGGGACTGAGTTTTTCTTACTGGTGTGTATGGCCTATGACCGATATGTGGCCATTTGCATTCCTCTACACTATATGCTTATTATGAACCGTAAGATTTGTCTTATACTGGCGGTTTGCTGTTGTAATCTTGGGGTCTTCAATGCCATGATGTACGCTCTACTCATATCTAAGTTATGGTTCTGCAAAGTTCCAGAAATTAACCATTTTTTCTGCCATATGAGGTCAATCCTTCAGTTCTCCTGCAGCGATACCACTGCCATTGGTATTCTGATAACAGTAGATGGTATAGTCTTGGGGTTCTTTCCTTTTATACTCATTCTTATTTCTTATATATACATTATTTCAACAATACTTAAGATGAATTCAATCTCGGGAAGACGCAAGGCTTTCTCCAGTTGCTCTTCTCATCTGATCGttgttttcttattttgtttGACATCTCTGAGTCTTAATATGAAACCCGAGACCAAGTCTTCTCAAGAACAGGACAAATTTCTGTCTATGTTATACATAGCCGTTGCTCCTATGCTGAACCCACTTGTGTACAGTTTAAGAAACAAAGATGTCCTAGTAGCCATGAGAAGGCACATGTTAAAAACAAGCAAAATTTGA